One Falsihalocynthiibacter arcticus DNA segment encodes these proteins:
- a CDS encoding Hint domain-containing protein: MPNTYTDQFWLIDPANPPSVGDTLTVYSFNIIDQNDNNLINRFSNDSIDGSDITSSYPGDTVTVNLPGGGSATITGATFYLADGRVVFTPSDGSVLQTSTFASSTFVNSQGSLPTGSLGPPCFMAGTGIGTPNGLISVECLRKGDVLQNHAGQLVKLRVVLNSSYSARQLAENPKLRPVRIMAGALGCGLPQSDLLVSRQHRMLVSSKIAERMFGTTDVLVSAIKLTELPGIYVDESVREAEYFHLVFDQHEVIFAEGAPTESLYTGPEALRSISQEAREEIFAIFPELTNLGYTPDPARALPSGKLQKQLVARHMRNKRPLLELLTT, encoded by the coding sequence ATGCCAAACACGTACACTGATCAGTTTTGGCTGATCGACCCAGCTAATCCGCCTTCTGTGGGGGACACTCTAACTGTGTACTCTTTCAATATTATTGACCAAAATGACAATAATCTAATTAACCGATTTAGTAACGATTCCATCGACGGCTCGGACATTACTAGCTCATATCCAGGCGACACGGTCACGGTAAACTTGCCGGGTGGCGGAAGTGCAACAATAACTGGCGCTACTTTTTATCTTGCTGATGGCCGGGTCGTATTCACACCCTCTGATGGTAGTGTTCTGCAGACGTCAACGTTCGCCAGTTCAACCTTCGTGAACAGTCAGGGATCACTCCCCACCGGCTCGCTAGGGCCGCCCTGTTTTATGGCAGGTACAGGCATTGGGACACCTAACGGTCTGATCAGCGTTGAATGTTTAAGAAAAGGTGACGTTCTTCAAAATCATGCGGGTCAACTTGTAAAGCTACGGGTGGTCCTCAATAGCTCTTATTCTGCCCGGCAATTGGCCGAAAACCCCAAGCTTCGCCCCGTTCGGATTATGGCTGGGGCATTGGGGTGTGGGCTCCCACAAAGTGATTTGTTGGTATCACGACAGCACCGCATGCTGGTGTCGTCAAAGATTGCCGAGCGCATGTTCGGAACAACTGATGTGCTGGTTTCAGCTATCAAGCTAACCGAATTGCCCGGAATCTACGTGGATGAGAGCGTCAGAGAAGCTGAGTATTTTCACCTCGTCTTCGATCAGCACGAAGTGATCTTTGCAGAAGGCGCGCCAACAGAGAGCTTATACACAGGCCCTGAAGCACTGAGGTCTATTTCACAGGAGGCTCGAGAGGAAATCTTCGCGATCTTCCCCGAGCTTACAAACTTGGGCTACACGCCCGATCCCGCCCGGGCGCTACCCTCCGGCAAGCTACAAAAACAGCTCGTCGCCCGTCATATGAGAAATAAAAGGCCGCTCTTAGAACTACTCACTACGTAA
- a CDS encoding CAP domain-containing protein — MGKIFVRLGFLVATLIFSVGTANACSRPAMAGTNKTIPASSKINQSLLNKAILIEVNFTRCRAGLPSLKSETRLTDAARKHSRWMAKNSHLSHHSNISGQQNLQGRMKRTGLKFKTGSENISKMYRYKITSNPFYTQDLSTCQFSDANSGRSIPPHSYESLAREAVRLWVDSPDHRKNLMDGRMRLTSTAAAFDAKGSHCGTIYLTQNFLG; from the coding sequence ATGGGTAAGATTTTCGTCCGGTTAGGTTTCCTGGTAGCAACTCTGATTTTCTCTGTTGGTACTGCAAATGCATGCAGCAGACCCGCAATGGCAGGGACGAATAAGACCATACCTGCCTCGAGTAAGATTAACCAGTCATTGTTAAACAAAGCCATCCTCATTGAAGTGAACTTTACCCGCTGCCGTGCTGGGTTGCCCTCCTTGAAAAGCGAGACACGGCTGACGGACGCAGCTCGCAAGCATTCGAGATGGATGGCAAAAAATAGCCATCTTTCCCATCATTCAAATATTTCAGGGCAACAAAATTTGCAGGGACGTATGAAACGTACCGGCTTAAAGTTCAAGACAGGTTCCGAAAATATCAGCAAAATGTATCGCTATAAAATTACGAGTAACCCATTCTATACTCAAGATCTTTCAACTTGCCAGTTTTCAGATGCTAACAGTGGCCGATCTATCCCTCCGCATAGTTATGAAAGCCTCGCGCGGGAAGCCGTCCGTCTTTGGGTTGACTCACCAGATCATCGGAAAAACCTGATGGATGGGCGGATGCGCCTCACATCAACCGCTGCGGCTTTCGACGCAAAAGGGTCTCATTGTGGTACAATCTACCTGACACAAAATTTCTTGGGGTAA